The genomic interval ATCTGGGACCCTTACTTCGCGGCAGCCGAAGCCGGCGGCAACGCCCGGGTGCTCGCCGACGGCACCGGCCTCGTGCCGAACCACCAGTTCTATCTCTCCTCCAAGAGCTTCGCCGCCGAGAACGGCCCCGCGCTCGACGCCATCGTCGCGGCGATTGCCGAGGTCGATGCCTGGGCGGGGGACAACACCGACGCGGTGGCCAAGGAATTGAGCCCCTCCGTCGGCATCCCGGCGCCGATCCTGAGCATCGCCCTCAAGCGCCAGACCTATGGCATCCGCCCCCTCGACGAGGCGGTGACGAAGGAGCAGCAGCGCATCGCCGACACCTTCCACGGGCTCAAGCTCGTGCCGAAGACGGTCGATATCGCCGGCGCCGTGCGCAAGCCGGGAAGCTGATGTTTTCCCGCAATCGCCTCATCCCTGCCCCCTCCCGATAAGGGAGAGGGGAATGCCGCCGAGAAAACCCGAAAAGCCCCCCATGAACCGCCGGTCCGCCTCCCGTCTCGTCCTCGCCGGTCTCACCTTCGGCCTCGCCCTCGGTCTCACCCCGGCCGCGGCGGAGGAATCCACCCTGCGCATCGGCTATCAGCGCTCCTCGGCGCTGATCTCGCTGCTGCGCGAGGACGCGACCCTGGAAACGGCCCTGAAGCCGCTCGGCGTCAGCGTGTCCTGGCACGAATTCACCAGCGGCCTGCCGATCATGGAGGCGCTGAATGTCGGCCGCATCGACGTCTCGGCGGACGTCGCCGACACCGTGCCGGTCTTTGCACAGGCGGCGAATGCCCGGATCACCTACATCGCGCAGGAAGCGGCCTCGCCCGAGGCGCAGGCAATCCTGGTGGCGGGCGATTCCCCGCTCAAGACGGTGGCCGACCTCAAGGGCCGCAAGGTCGCGGTCACCAAGGGCGCCGGCAGCCACTATCTGCTGCTGGCCGCGCTGAAGGCGGAGGGGCTGCCCTTCAAGAGCATCAATCCGGCCTATCTCACCCCGGCGGACGGGCGTAGCGCGCTGGCGGGCGGCAGCGTCGATGCCTGGGTGGCCTGGGACCCGTTCCTCTCCGCCGCGCAGATCCAGGCGGGTGCGCGCATCCTGCGGGACGGCACCGGGCTCTCGGCCTACAAGCGCTACTACCTCGCCTCCGACGCCTACGCCGAAAAGCGCGCCGACGTGCTGACCCTGCTCGTCGCCAAGCTGCGCGAGGCCGGGGCCTGGGTGAAGGCCGACCCGGATGCGGCCGCCGCGCGGCTGGGCGCCCTGTGGAAG from Methylobacterium sp. AMS5 carries:
- a CDS encoding aliphatic sulfonate ABC transporter substrate-binding protein codes for the protein MNRRSASRLVLAGLTFGLALGLTPAAAEESTLRIGYQRSSALISLLREDATLETALKPLGVSVSWHEFTSGLPIMEALNVGRIDVSADVADTVPVFAQAANARITYIAQEAASPEAQAILVAGDSPLKTVADLKGRKVAVTKGAGSHYLLLAALKAEGLPFKSINPAYLTPADGRSALAGGSVDAWVAWDPFLSAAQIQAGARILRDGTGLSAYKRYYLASDAYAEKRADVLTLLVAKLREAGAWVKADPDAAAARLGALWKIEPEIVKQANARRSYRVEPVNRAGLSEQQTIADAFRAEGLLPRAVDASALPVWESPSR